GCCGATGGTCGCCCCTTCGCCCCAGCCGACGACCCCGTCGGACGCGGTGACGCGGACGATCACGACCGATTGCGTCTTCATCGTCGCCATCGCCAGGACATGCTGGCGGATGGTCGGCAGATCCAGAATGAAGGTTTCGACCCGCTCGATTTTCGTCACGCGAACATCCCCGATCTGTGCGTTTGTGCGGCTTCAGAGTTTCTGATGCTGATTATCGTTCCACGCGACGGTCTGCGTCCAAAACCGATTGAGTCCTGTTTCCATACCCAAAAGGTATGCGGCCCCAAGCGCTATGCGCATCCCGCCGGAGGAGTCCGGGACTAGAAATGGAGCAGCAGGCCGGCGCGGGTGTAGTCGAAACTCTTTCCGCCCGCGTCCTTCAGGGCGGCGCCCGCCTTGAAATGGGTATAGGCGGCGTTGAGGGTGACATAATGGTTCACGGTCCAGAGCGCCGCGAACTCCGCCGTCGTTCCGACATAGCTGCTGGAGGAGGCGGAATTCCTGGCCACGAGAATGGTTGGCACCGTATAGACGCCGTCGCCCTTCGACTGACGCCACATCGCGTTGATCCCGGCGGAGACCGATAGACCGTCCAGCGGCCTGACCGTGACCTTCGGATAGAGGCTGATCAGGTTCATCGGAACGAAGCTGTTCGATTCCGAAAGAAGCGGGGACAACGAGAACATCGGGTTGAAGGTGTTGAGCGTGCGCTTCCTCGGATCCTTGTCGCCCGACGCCGCGACCGCCGTGACCGACAGCCGTGGCGCCAGGGGAGCGCCGAGGAAGCTGTAGCCCCCCGACAGCATCGATCCCCAGGCGCTGATGTCTCCGCTGCCGAAGGAACCGAACTGATAGGCGAAGTCGCCGCTGTAATCCCAGGCGCCGGACCGTCCCCACAACCGGGTGCCCACGGTGCGCCGCTCCTCGTCGGCGGTTCCCTGGTTGAAACGGTTGCCCTTGCGGTCGTACCCGAAGAAATAGCCATCGACATTCAGGCCGGGCAGCACCGACTTGACCGTTCCATACAGGCCGTAATGGTCGAAATCGAGATTCGGCGCATCTTGGAACGCGTAGGTCGATTGACGGAGCGGATGTCCGTAGAACACCCGGCCCTCGACGGTGCCGAAATTGAACAGGATATGGGCGGCGTCGAAGGCGTTGCGGATGTTGGCCCCCTCCGCCAGGCTCTGGAACAGGCCGGAGCCGAGGAAGAACTCCTGCCGGCCGACGCGGGCCGTCACCGTTCCGCCGCCCACCTCGACCGGCAGATCGATGAAGCCCTGCTGGAGATCGATGTGGCTTTCATCGTTCGGGGTGAAGGGTCCCTTCTTGCCGGCGATCTCCTCGCGCCCAAGTTCGATATAGGCCCTGGGACCGAAGCCGCTCTTGATGTCGGCGTGGAACAGGGCGCGGGTCGCCAGCCATTCATTGCGGCCGAGATTGCGCATCCCGAAATTCGGCGGTGTGTAGTTCTCGTAATAGGTGCGGAGATCGCCACCGAAGCTGATATAGCCACCGTCGGAAATCGGGATATATTTGAGCTTGTCGATGAACAGCTCACGGTTCTTCGGATCGGCGTACCAGGACAGATCGTCCTCATAACGAATGTACTGGATCGGGGCCGGGCCGGTCGCCGGAGTGGCGGGGTCCGCGGCGGAAGCCGCCTTGCAACAGGGAAGGACGGCGGACGACAACAGAAGCAGAGTGAAGAGCTTGGAACGGGTTTCGGTCTTTCCGGTCATGTCTCTGGTTTCCCTGTTCAGGATATGAAGGGTTTTTCTTTGGCGAATGATTTTTCATTCGCTGGGGCCGGGAGCTCTTTTGCGGCCCCCAGGCCTGCCCGCCGGACAAAGGACAAGGCGGGGCCATGCGCCTCACCGGCTCGCGCCGAGGCGTCGATCACGGGCATGTCGGTGCCGATGCCGGACTCAAGGCTTCGCGTCCCGCCCGCCGCCCCTGTGATGGGGCAGCGGCGACGGGCGGGCTCACGCCCCCTGGTGCTTTCGTCCCGCCAGAACGACCAGAACCAGGAAAGCGCAGAAGACCGGCAACGTGGCGGCCAGGATGATCTGCTGGGGAGCCAGTTGAAGGGACAGCGCCGCACCGCCGGCCGCCGGGCCGAAGATCGAACCGATCCGCCCGACCGCCGCCGCCCAGCCGATTCCGGCCGCCCGCAGACGGTCGGGATAGAAGGCGACCGCCAGGGCGCTTTGCCCGACGCAGCAGGGGATCGAGCCGGCGCCGATGCCGAAGACGAGCGGCATCATGAGGTCGAGCGGCGCGTGCAGCAGCCCGAAGACCGCCATGCTGACGAGACCGACAGCCGACGCGACCATCAATGTGCGCGGCGCCCCAAGCCGGGAGATCAGCAGGGTCAGCGCGATGTTGCCGACCAGCCCGCCCATCGAGAAGACGGCGGTGCTGGCGGGCGCCAGTTCGCTGGGCATCCCCATGCCGCTCAGCAGCGACGGGATCCAGTACAGCAGCGCGTAGGCATCGATGAAGACGAGGAAGGAAAACAGCCACAGCAGGGTGGTGCGCGCGGCCAGCCCCTGACGGAACAGCTCGCCGACCAGCTTGCCCCCCTCCCCCTTGGTGGCGGCGTCGGCGGGCTGCGCAGTCCCGAAAAGGTGTAGAATGGCCGGTAGCAGCGGCAGGGGAAGGATGCCGCCGACGATGAAGATCGCGGTCCATCCGAAATGCGCCATCAGCGGAGCACCGAGAACGCCGCCGACGACACCGCCGGCCGACAGGCCGGTCGCCACCAGGATGGCCGCCGTGCCGCGGTGGCGTGCCGGCATCACGCCGGCCGCCATGGCCACCGCCACCGGCAGCGCCCCGCCCAACCCGACGGAGGTGACGAAACGCAGCAGGCTCATCGTGATGATGTCGATGGCGGTTACGGTCGCCAGCGTGCCGAGCGAGAACAGCAGAACACTCGCCACCGCCACCGTCCGTTGCCCCCAACGGACGACCAAAGCGCCGCAGGCGATGTAGCCGACAACCGCCCCGGCGCTGGTGGCGAGGAACACCGGCGCCATCTGGGCCGGTGTGATGCCCCATGCACGGGCCAGCACGGGGGCGGTGAAGGTGATCGCGTTGATGTCCAAACCATCGAACATCGCGATCAGGAAACAGGTGATGACAATGGCATACAGGCTTCTCGTCCGGCCGGACGAGATCGCGTCGTCCCCTTCCGCAACTTGGCTGGAAGTCATCTCGTAAGCCTCCTGTTCTGTTCGGAACCCCGTCGATCCGACAAGGACACGCGAGGCCCTTTTGATTTTGTTGGGTGCTGGTTTTCGTTGGTATGCCGTTACCTTTCATGGGGCGGGGAGGCCGCTCAAACCTCCCGTCAGGCCCGATGGATCGTCCGATGGATCGTCCGAGCGGGCGGATGGAGCCGCCCGCGGTGATGCGCTATCCGATCAGGCCAGCGGCATAGATCCGCCGGTCCACATGCAGAACCGCAAGGTCCCGATCATGTGATGGCCAGGACGGCGTGTCCGGGCCGTTGGGGTCACCCTGCGCCGCGAAGCGCAGAAGAGCGCCCTGGAACAGCCGGCAAAGATCCTCCAGCTCCGCCCGGTTCGCCCCGTGCAGCATCGGCGCCGCCTCCTGCCAGACGGCGAGATTGCCGAACAGGAAGGGCAGGTCCAGGCAATGGCAGGCGCCGAGCGCGGCATTGGGTGACTGCCAATCGAAGCGGTAGACGAAGGTCCGGGCCCCCGTCGCGGCGCCATGACGACACTGGGCCTCGGCGAAATCCATGTTCGGCTGGATGAAGGTCTCGTCGCTGAACAGGTCGCCGAGCAGCGCCTGCGGCGTCGTCGGCACCCGTCGGGTCCGTGCCGCCGCGACCGCCGCGACCGCCCGGTCGCCATACATGCCGGCGATGGCCGCCAGCAGCCGCTCCTCGGTCATGCCGGCCAGCGTCGGGTTGCCGGCATGGAAGGCGGCATATTCCTCGCGGGTCACGCCGACGACGGTGCTGCACCATCCGGCACCGCCGTCCAGGGCCGACGCCAGGGGGTCGCGGGGAATCAGAACACCGTCATAGGCGGGCATGAAGGGCGGCGTTATGTCGCCCGGCGTGGCCGGCGGGCGGCGCAGCAGCTTGCCCTGGGCCTCGATCAGCCTGTCGACCGGCACGTCGCGCAGCGCGGCCGCCCGGTCCGGCTCCAACCCGAGCAGTTCCAGCAAGCCCTCGACGATCGGCTTGCATTGCTCCGGCGTGCGCAGCTTGATACCGGTCGGCGCGCTCATCAGGATCGCCTGGTTGAACAGCTCGCGTCCGACAGGAATGGCCTGAAGGCTGGCGATGCTGTAGGCACCCGCCGACTGGCCGGCGACGGTGATGCGCTCCGGGTCGCCGCCGAAGGCGCCGATCGCCTGACGGATCCAGCGCAGCGCGGCGATCTGGTCATGCAGCCCGAGATTCGCCGCGGCCAGCCCCTCGATGGGCAGGAAACCCAGCGCACCGAGACGGTAGGTGATGGTGACGACGACCAGACCGCTGCGCTGGGCGATCAGATGGCCGTCATAACAGGGCAGCGATCCGCCGCCGGTCATGAAGCCGCCACCATGGATGAAGACCAGGACCGGCGCCTTGTCGTCGCGCGACCGCGTTGTCCAGATGTCGAGATGCAGGCAGTCCTCGTCCTGGGCCGCCGGGTAGGCACCCATGACATCGTCGAGACGGGAGGGCAGCTGCGGCGGGATCGTGCCGGGTGCCGTGGCCGGACGGGCGCCCGTCCAGCTGATCGGCTCACCCGGCAACGCGAAACGGCGGGCCCCTGTGGGCGCCGCCGCATAGGGCACGCGCCTGAACGACGAAACGCCGTCGATCCGCTTGCCGGCCAACTGGCCAAAAGGAGTCGTTACCACGACGTTCTCGATCGCGGTCATCTCGCTTCACCTGACGATGTTTGGATGGTTTGAAAAGTATATCGTTTTGGTTACAGTTCGCCTGAAGTATTATTTGAGAACCATCGTCCCGAAAATGGAACGGTCATGCACGGTCTGGACGACATGTATCTGTTCAAATGCGTGGTCGAGGCCGGCGGGCTTTCCGCGGCGGGACGGCGGCTGGGCATGCCGAAATCGACGCTGGCCCGCCGCATCGGCGAGCTGGAGGAAAGGCTTGGCCTGAAGCTGTTCCATCGCGGGGCGCGGCAGTTCACACCCACCAATTTCGGCATCGAATGCTTCGAACATTGCAAGACCATCGCGTCGGAGGCGGACAAGCTGCTCGTCATGGCGGAACGGGCACGCCGCAGCCCGTCCGGCTTCCTGCATGTGGTCTGTCCGCCCGTCCTCGGCGCCGTCCTGGTCGAAGCGCTGGCGGCCGAATTCCTGGCAAGCGCGCCCGGCGTCCGTCTGCATCTGGAGGAATCCTTCGGAATCTTCGATCCGCGCGGGGTGCAGGCGGATCTGGTGATCTTCCCCTCCTTCACGCCCCTGCCCGACGCCTCCCTGGTCGCGCGGAAGATCCTGACCTCGCCCTATATCCTGGTCGCCCATCGCGATTTCCTCGCCCGGAACGGACATCCCGCCGATCCGGCCGATCTCAAGCCGATGAATTGCCTCGGGCTGGGCAGCCGGTCGTCGGACTGGGTCTGGACCTTGACGCGCGGCGACCGGACGGAAGTGGTCCGTTTCGAACCGCGCTTCAGCACGACGCTTCCGACGGCCGTGCTTCAGGCCGTGCACCGGCAGCTCGGCATCGCCTCCCTTCCCGAAGCCCTGTGCCTGAACGACCTCCGGTCGGGCGATCTGGTCCGGGTCCTCGACGGCTGGTATCCGCAGCCCGTGACCATCTATGCGATCTACCCGAACAACCGCACGCTGACGGTCGCCGCCCGCCAGTTCCTCGATCTTCTCGTTCTGCGTTTCCCCGAACTGCTGTTCCCGCATGGGACGCCGGTATCGGCCGAAATGGGCTGAAGGGTTAGCCCGCCGGCCGCTCCCTACTCCCTCCAATCGTTCCGCCTGCCCTCCCCTTCGCGTGCGCGCATCCCCCGGCACTCCCGGTTAGAGTGCCGGAATGCGTCCGGCACCCCCAAAGGAGAGGTCGATCGTGCAGAACACAGCCGACACATTGCCGCTTGATCGCCTGCCCGCCGATCTGAAGTCCGACGACGCCCTCGTCGAGCGCTATCGGCGGAAGTTCCACCTGTCCCCGTCCTATCCGCTGACGGTCGAGATGGTGCATCGGCACTGGGATCTGGAGCGGCGCCTCGCCCGCGATCTTCTGGACAGCAAGCCGGACGAGCGATGGGACGTCTTCGAAAAGGCCTACACGACACTCTACACCAGCTGTCCGTGGCTGAACGAGGCGGAGGACGATGCCCATACCCGCAACGACGATCACGACTTCCGCCACTTCCTGACTCTGCTGGGCGGGCCGCAGGATGTCTATGAGGTGGGGTCGGGCAAGGCCCGGCTGCTGCGCTATCTGGCGCGCCATGGCCACCGCTGCGTCGCGACCGAGGTGACGCGCGAGCGGGGCGCCAACTGGATCGAACAGGAGTCCAACATCACTTGGCGGAACAGCGACGGCATCCATCTGGCGCGGTTCGAGCCGGCCGACCGTTATGACAGCGTCATCTCCACCCATGTGGTGGAGCATATGCATCCGGACGATGTCGTCACCCACATGACGCATGTCCACAGCATCCTGAAGCCCGGCGGCAAATACATCCTCAGCATGCCGCACAAATATGCCGGACCGGCCGACCTGTCGGAGGTCTTCGGGCTGAACGAGCCGGTCTGCATGCATCTGCGCGAATATGGCTGGGGCGAGACGGCGGCGATGCTGCGCGAGGCCGGCTTCGGCTCCGTCGAGGCGGTCTATATCCTGCCGATGGCGGTGCGGCGCCGGCTGAACCTGCATTTCGCCAGCCGCGCCTATCTCGGCTATGTCCGGGCGGTCGAGGCATTTTTGGGACTGCTGCCGTTAACCCTTAATCGCAAGCTCGGAAGGGTTGGTCAGCTCTATCTGTTCCGGCCGGAGGTGTTCGTGGTCGCCCACAAGCCCCGGTAACGCCGGCTCGCCCTCGGAAATATAAATATAAATCAATATATTAAAGACACGGGGAAACCTCTTGTTGCCGTAATGCATCGGCAAAGGGGTTTGTCCGTGTCTCTTTCTTTTCACAAGTGATAGTGGCATTAGAGACGCATTTCGCTAAAATTTGAAATACCTCGTTAACCTTTTCCGGCCAGTCTGGGCTCCAGCGAAACACGGAAAAGAGGATGCTTCCAATGGCAACGAGCCCCGTCGATACGACCTTCGTCGTCAATGCCTCGGGTGTGACTGCCGGCGGAGTCTGGCCGCACTTCAAGTTCCTCGTCGATGGCGCCGCCGTCGGCCAGGCGACGGTCA
This portion of the Azospirillum sp. B510 genome encodes:
- a CDS encoding alginate export family protein, whose translation is MTGKTETRSKLFTLLLLSSAVLPCCKAASAADPATPATGPAPIQYIRYEDDLSWYADPKNRELFIDKLKYIPISDGGYISFGGDLRTYYENYTPPNFGMRNLGRNEWLATRALFHADIKSGFGPRAYIELGREEIAGKKGPFTPNDESHIDLQQGFIDLPVEVGGGTVTARVGRQEFFLGSGLFQSLAEGANIRNAFDAAHILFNFGTVEGRVFYGHPLRQSTYAFQDAPNLDFDHYGLYGTVKSVLPGLNVDGYFFGYDRKGNRFNQGTADEERRTVGTRLWGRSGAWDYSGDFAYQFGSFGSGDISAWGSMLSGGYSFLGAPLAPRLSVTAVAASGDKDPRKRTLNTFNPMFSLSPLLSESNSFVPMNLISLYPKVTVRPLDGLSVSAGINAMWRQSKGDGVYTVPTILVARNSASSSSYVGTTAEFAALWTVNHYVTLNAAYTHFKAGAALKDAGGKSFDYTRAGLLLHF
- a CDS encoding MFS transporter, which produces MTSSQVAEGDDAISSGRTRSLYAIVITCFLIAMFDGLDINAITFTAPVLARAWGITPAQMAPVFLATSAGAVVGYIACGALVVRWGQRTVAVASVLLFSLGTLATVTAIDIITMSLLRFVTSVGLGGALPVAVAMAAGVMPARHRGTAAILVATGLSAGGVVGGVLGAPLMAHFGWTAIFIVGGILPLPLLPAILHLFGTAQPADAATKGEGGKLVGELFRQGLAARTTLLWLFSFLVFIDAYALLYWIPSLLSGMGMPSELAPASTAVFSMGGLVGNIALTLLISRLGAPRTLMVASAVGLVSMAVFGLLHAPLDLMMPLVFGIGAGSIPCCVGQSALAVAFYPDRLRAAGIGWAAAVGRIGSIFGPAAGGAALSLQLAPQQIILAATLPVFCAFLVLVVLAGRKHQGA
- a CDS encoding carboxylesterase/lipase family protein, producing MTAIENVVVTTPFGQLAGKRIDGVSSFRRVPYAAAPTGARRFALPGEPISWTGARPATAPGTIPPQLPSRLDDVMGAYPAAQDEDCLHLDIWTTRSRDDKAPVLVFIHGGGFMTGGGSLPCYDGHLIAQRSGLVVVTITYRLGALGFLPIEGLAAANLGLHDQIAALRWIRQAIGAFGGDPERITVAGQSAGAYSIASLQAIPVGRELFNQAILMSAPTGIKLRTPEQCKPIVEGLLELLGLEPDRAAALRDVPVDRLIEAQGKLLRRPPATPGDITPPFMPAYDGVLIPRDPLASALDGGAGWCSTVVGVTREEYAAFHAGNPTLAGMTEERLLAAIAGMYGDRAVAAVAAARTRRVPTTPQALLGDLFSDETFIQPNMDFAEAQCRHGAATGARTFVYRFDWQSPNAALGACHCLDLPFLFGNLAVWQEAAPMLHGANRAELEDLCRLFQGALLRFAAQGDPNGPDTPSWPSHDRDLAVLHVDRRIYAAGLIG
- a CDS encoding LysR substrate-binding domain-containing protein, with the translated sequence MHGLDDMYLFKCVVEAGGLSAAGRRLGMPKSTLARRIGELEERLGLKLFHRGARQFTPTNFGIECFEHCKTIASEADKLLVMAERARRSPSGFLHVVCPPVLGAVLVEALAAEFLASAPGVRLHLEESFGIFDPRGVQADLVIFPSFTPLPDASLVARKILTSPYILVAHRDFLARNGHPADPADLKPMNCLGLGSRSSDWVWTLTRGDRTEVVRFEPRFSTTLPTAVLQAVHRQLGIASLPEALCLNDLRSGDLVRVLDGWYPQPVTIYAIYPNNRTLTVAARQFLDLLVLRFPELLFPHGTPVSAEMG
- a CDS encoding class I SAM-dependent methyltransferase, with amino-acid sequence MQNTADTLPLDRLPADLKSDDALVERYRRKFHLSPSYPLTVEMVHRHWDLERRLARDLLDSKPDERWDVFEKAYTTLYTSCPWLNEAEDDAHTRNDDHDFRHFLTLLGGPQDVYEVGSGKARLLRYLARHGHRCVATEVTRERGANWIEQESNITWRNSDGIHLARFEPADRYDSVISTHVVEHMHPDDVVTHMTHVHSILKPGGKYILSMPHKYAGPADLSEVFGLNEPVCMHLREYGWGETAAMLREAGFGSVEAVYILPMAVRRRLNLHFASRAYLGYVRAVEAFLGLLPLTLNRKLGRVGQLYLFRPEVFVVAHKPR